The Microbacterium horticulturae genome has a window encoding:
- a CDS encoding ABC transporter permease — MTALAPPAPAPTPAPPSNLRHRVRRNPAPYLLALAGAAWLLVLFVIPLISGLAVSLMTGNPQEGYTFTWNWGVYGQLFGPGASTPYWLFLGRGVFYGAMATIVTILVGYPMAYFIAFRARPEWKNALLLLVMLSFLVSFIIRTDMWAFLLSDQGPVLSMLRGIHLVGKDFHILGTDAAVIGGLAYNDLAFMVLPIYVALERIDPRLIEASADLYGRKPATFFHTVLPLTRSGIFAGILLVFIDSAGDPVSPSLLGGTHTYTIGQAIQDAYLTNQQYNVAAALSTVLMIVLGVILFAYARIAGTDNIEDLV; from the coding sequence ATGACCGCTCTGGCTCCTCCCGCACCCGCGCCGACACCGGCACCGCCGTCGAACCTGCGCCACCGGGTGCGCCGCAATCCCGCGCCGTACCTGCTGGCGCTCGCCGGCGCGGCCTGGCTGCTGGTGCTCTTCGTCATCCCGCTCATCTCGGGCCTTGCCGTCTCGCTCATGACCGGCAACCCGCAGGAGGGCTATACGTTCACGTGGAACTGGGGCGTGTACGGGCAGCTGTTCGGGCCCGGTGCGAGCACGCCCTACTGGCTGTTCCTCGGCCGCGGTGTGTTCTACGGTGCGATGGCCACGATCGTCACGATCCTCGTCGGCTACCCGATGGCGTACTTCATCGCCTTCCGTGCCCGGCCGGAGTGGAAGAACGCGCTGCTGCTGCTGGTGATGCTGAGTTTCCTCGTGTCGTTCATCATCCGCACCGACATGTGGGCGTTCCTGCTCAGCGACCAGGGCCCGGTGCTCTCGATGCTGCGCGGCATCCACCTCGTCGGCAAGGACTTCCACATCCTCGGCACCGACGCCGCCGTCATCGGCGGGCTCGCCTACAACGACCTCGCGTTCATGGTGCTGCCGATCTACGTGGCGCTCGAGCGCATCGACCCGCGGCTCATCGAGGCGTCGGCCGATCTGTACGGCCGCAAGCCCGCGACGTTCTTCCACACCGTGCTGCCGTTGACCCGCTCGGGCATCTTCGCGGGCATCCTGCTCGTGTTCATCGACAGTGCGGGTGATCCCGTCAGCCCCTCGCTGCTGGGCGGCACCCACACCTACACGATCGGTCAGGCCATTCAGGATGCGTATCTGACCAACCAGCAGTACAACGTCGCCGCCGCACTGTCGACCGTGCTGATGATCGTGCTCGGCGTCATCCTGTTCGCGTACGCCCGGATCGCCGGCACCGACAACATCGAGGACCTGGTATGA
- a CDS encoding ABC transporter permease: MSTVTATPAPPAAPPKKRKGPWLPIFFWVFLVITLLPIITMIVYSFNDTPTSRITFHWHGFTTYWYQNLTQVQGLPEAFVLSVVIALLSAIISIALGVPLAMALERYKFWGKSALSTTVFADIAAPSIVVGAASLSFFLSTNITLGFWTVLLVHVTFCLAYVVVVVRARLSGSGMVLEQAAADLGATPLVAFTKVTLPLLVPGMIAAGALALAMSIDDYVITSFVAGPAVTFPLFVYGAAKVGLPPQVLCFGTIIFVVGLLVMVLNSWITRRGQR; encoded by the coding sequence ATGAGCACCGTCACCGCCACGCCCGCGCCGCCCGCCGCCCCGCCGAAGAAGCGCAAGGGGCCGTGGCTGCCGATCTTCTTCTGGGTGTTCCTGGTGATCACGCTGCTGCCGATCATCACGATGATCGTCTACAGCTTCAACGACACCCCGACCAGCCGCATCACGTTCCACTGGCACGGCTTCACGACGTACTGGTACCAGAACCTCACCCAGGTGCAGGGCCTGCCCGAGGCGTTCGTGCTCTCGGTCGTCATCGCGCTGCTGTCGGCGATCATCTCGATCGCGCTCGGCGTGCCGCTGGCGATGGCGCTCGAGCGCTACAAGTTCTGGGGCAAGAGCGCCCTGTCGACGACGGTGTTCGCCGACATCGCCGCGCCGTCGATCGTCGTGGGCGCGGCATCCCTCTCGTTCTTCCTCTCCACCAACATCACGCTCGGCTTCTGGACGGTGCTGCTCGTGCACGTGACGTTCTGCCTCGCGTACGTGGTGGTCGTGGTGCGGGCGCGGCTGTCGGGGTCGGGCATGGTGCTCGAGCAGGCCGCGGCCGATCTGGGTGCGACGCCGCTGGTCGCGTTCACGAAGGTGACGCTGCCGCTGCTGGTGCCGGGCATGATCGCGGCGGGTGCGCTGGCCCTTGCGATGTCGATCGATGACTACGTCATCACGAGCTTCGTCGCCGGCCCCGCCGTGACGTTCCCGCTGTTCGTGTACGGCGCCGCCAAGGTCGGCCTGCCGCCCCAGGTGCTGTGCTTCGGCACGATCATCTTCGTGGTCGGACTGCTGGTCATGGTGCTGAACAGCTGGATCACCCGCCGCGGCCAGCGCTGA
- the cyoE gene encoding heme o synthase codes for MSHSGTSPRLGRDAALAARAVRPGVLSTITRYYSLTKPGVLYGNVLTTFAGYFLASAAFGFDWRVFVGVVVGSTLVIASACVLNNVLDRDIDTLMQRTSTRATVTGAIGKTPATIFSVVLGVLGVALLIATTNWLVVATGVGGFIVYVWFYGALSKRMSVHGTLVGSISGAAPILGGYLAASGRFDMAALAVFLMVFFWQEPEFYAIAIYRREEYARAGVPVISVVRGTRRTTWEILVYTVLYVASSMLLPAFGFVGWTYTVVTGLLGLAWIALAVVGLRTSDVVAWSHKMFRASMVIILALCVMVSVGPFLP; via the coding sequence ATGAGCCACAGCGGCACGTCGCCTCGCCTCGGACGCGACGCCGCCTTGGCGGCACGGGCCGTGCGCCCGGGCGTTCTGAGCACCATCACCCGTTACTACTCCCTGACCAAGCCGGGAGTGCTCTACGGCAACGTCCTCACGACGTTCGCCGGGTACTTCCTCGCCTCCGCGGCCTTCGGGTTCGACTGGCGTGTCTTCGTCGGCGTCGTCGTCGGCAGCACCCTGGTCATCGCCTCGGCGTGCGTGCTCAACAACGTGCTCGACCGCGACATCGACACGCTCATGCAGCGCACGAGCACCCGCGCGACCGTCACCGGAGCCATCGGCAAGACGCCCGCGACGATCTTCTCGGTCGTGCTGGGCGTGCTGGGCGTGGCGCTGCTGATCGCGACGACGAACTGGCTGGTCGTGGCCACCGGCGTCGGCGGCTTCATCGTCTACGTGTGGTTCTACGGCGCGCTCTCCAAGCGCATGTCGGTGCACGGCACCCTGGTGGGCTCGATCTCGGGCGCGGCGCCCATCCTCGGCGGGTATCTGGCGGCATCCGGCCGCTTCGACATGGCCGCGCTCGCGGTGTTCCTCATGGTGTTCTTCTGGCAGGAGCCGGAGTTCTACGCCATCGCCATCTACCGCCGCGAAGAGTATGCGCGCGCGGGCGTCCCGGTGATCAGCGTGGTGCGCGGCACCCGTCGCACGACGTGGGAGATCCTCGTCTACACGGTGCTGTACGTCGCCTCGTCGATGCTGCTGCCGGCCTTCGGCTTCGTCGGCTGGACATACACCGTCGTGACGGGCCTGCTCGGTCTCGCCTGGATCGCGTTGGCGGTCGTCGGGCTGCGCACGAGCGACGTCGTCGCGTGGTCGCACAAGATGTTCCGGGCATCGATGGTGATCATCCTCGCGCTGTGCGTGATGGTCTCGGTCGGGCCGTTCCTGCCCTGA
- a CDS encoding DUF4229 domain-containing protein, producing MKIRSAVLYSVLRLLAFLVPLGIMMLFPIFREMYWIALIFAALIGISLSVIFLRRPLDDVSQGLAERRAQRAEKPQTAAQHDTEIEDAANDAARGASTDRPEA from the coding sequence GTGAAGATCCGGTCTGCCGTCCTCTATTCGGTCCTGCGCCTGCTGGCGTTCCTGGTGCCGTTGGGGATCATGATGCTGTTCCCGATCTTCCGCGAGATGTACTGGATCGCGCTGATCTTCGCGGCGCTGATCGGCATCTCGCTGTCGGTCATCTTCCTGCGCCGCCCGCTCGACGACGTGTCGCAGGGCCTCGCCGAGCGCCGCGCGCAGCGCGCCGAGAAACCGCAGACCGCAGCCCAGCACGACACCGAGATCGAGGATGCCGCGAACGACGCTGCCCGCGGGGCGAGCACCGACCGGCCCGAGGCCTGA
- a CDS encoding ABC transporter substrate-binding protein gives MTPTDPALLRGLSQARMSRRTLLRGAVTGLGAMAMAATLAGCGIKGSAGQAQQNVDWKAFWASQKKTGHLDFANWPLYIDQEKGKIPSLEMFTKATGITVNYQAVIQNNAPFYATIAPQLRAQQSIGYDIIVMTNGWEVTELINNGFVMELDHSRLPNFAKYAADNVKNPPYDPNNAHSVVWQSGFTGLAYNKKLAPKKVTSFQDLLDPAFAGHVGMMNDNTELGGAGLLATGVKPVDSTPDDWRRAAEWLTKARSNVSGYYDQSYIDKLQNGDTWVSQAWSGDIFQAQANGATDIEFVVPEEGQAIWHDNMMIPMQAQHPVDALEWMNFYYTPEVAGVVEDWVNYICPVPDAKQYIADELEDPDVSDSPLVFPTADMEARSNELYVFKNYDEYELWNSIFNPVIQS, from the coding sequence ATGACGCCCACCGACCCGGCGCTGCTGCGCGGGCTGAGCCAGGCGCGCATGTCGCGGCGCACGCTGTTGCGCGGTGCCGTCACCGGCCTCGGCGCCATGGCGATGGCCGCGACGCTTGCCGGCTGCGGCATCAAGGGGTCGGCGGGGCAAGCCCAGCAGAACGTCGACTGGAAGGCGTTCTGGGCCTCCCAGAAGAAGACCGGGCACCTCGACTTCGCCAACTGGCCGCTGTACATCGACCAGGAGAAGGGCAAGATCCCATCGCTGGAGATGTTCACGAAGGCGACCGGAATCACGGTCAACTACCAGGCCGTCATCCAGAACAACGCCCCGTTCTACGCGACCATCGCCCCGCAGCTGCGGGCGCAGCAGTCGATCGGCTACGACATCATCGTCATGACGAACGGGTGGGAGGTCACCGAGCTCATCAACAACGGGTTCGTCATGGAGCTCGATCATTCCCGCCTGCCGAACTTCGCGAAGTACGCGGCCGACAACGTCAAGAACCCGCCGTATGACCCGAACAACGCGCACTCGGTCGTCTGGCAGTCCGGGTTCACCGGGTTGGCGTACAACAAGAAGCTCGCGCCGAAGAAGGTCACGAGCTTCCAGGATCTGCTCGATCCGGCGTTCGCCGGCCATGTCGGGATGATGAACGACAACACCGAGCTCGGCGGGGCGGGGTTGCTGGCCACCGGGGTCAAGCCGGTCGACTCGACGCCCGACGATTGGCGGCGGGCGGCCGAGTGGTTGACGAAGGCGCGGTCGAACGTCTCGGGGTACTACGACCAGAGCTACATCGACAAGCTGCAGAACGGCGACACCTGGGTCTCGCAGGCCTGGTCGGGCGACATCTTCCAGGCCCAGGCCAACGGCGCCACCGACATCGAGTTCGTCGTCCCCGAAGAGGGGCAGGCCATCTGGCACGACAACATGATGATCCCGATGCAGGCGCAGCATCCCGTCGACGCCCTCGAGTGGATGAACTTCTACTACACCCCCGAGGTCGCCGGGGTCGTCGAGGACTGGGTCAACTACATCTGCCCGGTGCCCGACGCGAAGCAGTACATCGCCGACGAGCTCGAGGACCCCGACGTCTCCGACAGCCCGCTGGTGTTTCCGACGGCCGACATGGAGGCCCGCAGCAACGAGCTCTACGTGTTCAAGAACTACGACGAGTACGAACTCTGGAACTCGATCTTCAACCCGGTGATCCAATCATGA
- a CDS encoding 1,4-dihydroxy-2-naphthoate polyprenyltransferase — protein sequence MASSSRTSQNRKRRPGGNPAKAPVRSIPRPTLGDWIGAARLRTLPLGLTPVLIGTGAAHVIDIRFHWALALGCLLVAVLLQIGVNFSNDYSDGVRGTDDHRVGPARLTASGRVKSRTVLIVAFVFFGLAALVGVALVIRTQQWWMLAVGAVCIIAAWFYTGGKRPYGYNALGEVFVFVFFGLVATVGTTWIQVQAAPQEAWFGGVGAGFLAVAVLLANNLRDITQDKAAGKKTLSVLIGKRGTQIFFTVCIVLAFAVAAFLALFYPIAWLVMMALLGAIPALLIIWTYREPRELVTALSVTSPTSVAYGALLMWAFFG from the coding sequence GTGGCATCCTCTTCCCGCACCTCGCAGAACCGCAAGCGCCGCCCCGGCGGAAACCCGGCGAAGGCACCGGTGCGCAGCATCCCGCGCCCGACTCTCGGCGACTGGATCGGCGCCGCCCGCCTGCGCACGCTGCCGCTGGGCCTGACCCCGGTGCTCATCGGGACGGGTGCCGCGCACGTGATCGACATCCGCTTCCATTGGGCACTGGCGCTCGGCTGCCTGCTCGTCGCCGTGCTGCTGCAGATCGGCGTGAACTTCTCGAACGACTACTCCGACGGCGTGCGCGGCACCGATGACCACCGCGTCGGCCCCGCACGGCTCACCGCGTCGGGCCGCGTGAAATCGCGCACCGTGCTGATCGTGGCGTTCGTGTTCTTCGGGCTGGCGGCACTGGTGGGCGTGGCGCTGGTCATCCGCACACAGCAGTGGTGGATGCTGGCGGTCGGCGCCGTCTGCATCATCGCCGCGTGGTTCTACACCGGTGGCAAGCGGCCGTACGGCTACAACGCCCTCGGCGAAGTCTTCGTGTTCGTCTTCTTCGGACTGGTCGCCACGGTCGGCACCACCTGGATCCAGGTGCAGGCGGCGCCGCAAGAAGCGTGGTTCGGGGGAGTGGGCGCCGGATTCCTCGCGGTCGCGGTGCTGCTGGCCAACAACCTGCGCGACATCACACAAGACAAGGCGGCCGGCAAGAAGACGCTGTCGGTGCTGATCGGCAAGCGCGGCACGCAGATCTTCTTCACGGTCTGCATCGTGCTCGCGTTCGCGGTGGCCGCGTTCCTTGCGCTGTTCTACCCGATCGCGTGGCTCGTGATGATGGCGCTGCTGGGGGCCATCCCTGCGCTCCTCATCATCTGGACGTACCGCGAGCCCCGCGAGCTCGTGACCGCGCTGAGCGTGACGTCGCCCACGTCGGTCGCCTATGGCGCCCTGCTGATGTGGGCGTTCTTCGGCTGA
- a CDS encoding PLDc N-terminal domain-containing protein: protein MVVRVLLILALAAVIFWVFSIVDAAVQPPARHRGVSKPVWLVLVIVFPVVGGVLWLAVGRVSARQARVVAPDDDPDFLRRLGGSSPSRPSAGDTSASRRAQAEQDERIRQLEQELARLDDDDDPSHGSHRAH, encoded by the coding sequence ATGGTCGTCCGCGTCCTCCTGATCCTCGCCCTGGCGGCGGTGATCTTCTGGGTGTTCAGCATCGTGGATGCCGCGGTGCAGCCCCCGGCGCGCCATCGCGGCGTGAGCAAGCCGGTGTGGCTGGTGCTCGTGATCGTCTTCCCTGTCGTCGGTGGCGTGCTGTGGCTTGCCGTCGGCCGGGTCTCCGCCCGCCAGGCGCGCGTCGTCGCGCCCGACGATGACCCCGATTTCCTGCGCAGGCTCGGCGGATCATCGCCATCCCGCCCCTCTGCCGGCGACACGTCGGCGTCGCGTCGCGCGCAGGCCGAGCAGGACGAGCGCATCCGCCAGCTCGAGCAGGAGCTCGCCCGCCTCGACGATGACGACGACCCCTCGCACGGCTCGCACCGTGCGCACTGA
- a CDS encoding PPK2 family polyphosphate kinase: MTPKSQKHWTGDVGTLLRVGKGFRLDRVDANDTPGYGRRKRDSIDDLVAGADELSELQERLYASSDVSGAAVLLVLQAMDTAGKGGIIRHVVGSVDPQGVQLAAFKAPTPEELAHDFLWRIRGQVPEAGKIGVFDRSHYEDVLIGKVRELAPADEIERRYGAINDFEQELTDAGVRIVKVMLHISPDEQRDRLEERLDRPDKQWKYHPGDVDERMLWPAYMDAFQTVFDRTSTPQAPWYVVPANRKWYARLAVQSLLLGTLLDIDPHWPAPTYDVEAERERLLAT, encoded by the coding sequence GTGACACCGAAAAGCCAGAAGCACTGGACCGGAGACGTCGGAACGCTGTTGCGGGTCGGCAAGGGCTTCCGGCTCGACCGCGTCGACGCGAACGACACTCCCGGGTATGGGCGCCGCAAGCGCGACTCGATCGACGACCTCGTCGCCGGCGCCGACGAACTCAGCGAGCTGCAGGAGCGCCTGTACGCGTCCTCGGATGTGTCGGGTGCCGCGGTGCTTCTCGTGCTGCAGGCGATGGACACCGCGGGCAAGGGCGGCATCATTCGGCACGTGGTCGGCTCGGTTGACCCGCAGGGCGTGCAGCTGGCCGCGTTCAAGGCGCCGACCCCCGAGGAGCTCGCCCACGACTTTCTCTGGCGCATTCGCGGCCAGGTGCCCGAGGCGGGCAAGATCGGCGTCTTCGACCGCTCGCACTATGAGGATGTGCTCATCGGCAAGGTGCGCGAACTGGCTCCGGCCGACGAGATCGAGCGCCGCTACGGCGCCATCAATGACTTCGAGCAGGAACTGACCGATGCCGGCGTGCGCATCGTCAAGGTGATGCTGCACATCTCGCCCGACGAGCAGCGTGACCGGCTCGAAGAGCGGCTCGACCGCCCCGACAAGCAGTGGAAGTATCATCCGGGCGACGTGGACGAGCGGATGCTGTGGCCCGCCTACATGGATGCTTTCCAGACCGTCTTCGACCGCACCTCGACCCCGCAGGCCCCCTGGTACGTCGTGCCGGCGAACCGCAAGTGGTACGCGCGGCTGGCGGTGCAGTCGCTGCTGCTGGGCACCCTGCTCGACATCGACCCGCACTGGCCCGCGCCGACCTACGACGTGGAGGCCGAGCGCGAGCGCCTGCTCGCCACCTGA
- a CDS encoding ABC transporter ATP-binding protein: MPEQAPAAAAVALQHVTKAFDQMRAVQDIDLELAPGEFFALLGPSGCGKTTTLRMVGGFELPTQGRILLGGTDVTMLPPHRRDVNTVFQSYALFPHMTVADNVAFGLRRKGVGAGEARTRAERMLDLVGLDGFAKRRPHQLSGGQQQRVALARALVNEPKVLLLDEPMGALDAKIRKSMQVELKRIQQEVGITFLYVTHDQNEAMSMADRLAVMNGGRIEDIGAPQRVYDKPQTQFVAEFLGTCNILPAEFGDAGDLRLPDGTAVHTSDDDRGQIVAHDARIGLRPEKLVVTRGDTDGVVNHVRGVVKTATYLGASTEYEVETAWGGVLKAFAQNLDPAQRARPGEDVTVSWEASHAFLLPSAAESAGAAAPVTHTVGTVAR; encoded by the coding sequence TTGCCCGAACAGGCTCCCGCGGCAGCCGCCGTGGCGCTCCAGCACGTGACGAAGGCGTTCGACCAGATGCGCGCCGTGCAGGACATCGACCTCGAACTCGCCCCCGGCGAGTTCTTCGCACTGCTGGGGCCCTCAGGCTGCGGCAAGACCACGACCCTGCGCATGGTGGGCGGCTTCGAGCTGCCCACGCAGGGGCGTATCCTGCTCGGCGGAACCGATGTCACGATGCTGCCGCCGCACCGGCGCGACGTGAACACCGTGTTCCAGTCGTACGCCCTGTTCCCGCACATGACGGTCGCCGACAACGTCGCGTTCGGGCTGCGCCGCAAGGGCGTTGGCGCCGGTGAGGCCCGCACACGCGCCGAGCGGATGCTCGACCTGGTGGGCCTCGATGGCTTCGCCAAGCGGCGCCCCCACCAGCTCTCCGGCGGCCAGCAGCAACGCGTCGCCCTGGCCCGGGCCCTGGTCAACGAGCCCAAGGTGCTCCTGCTCGACGAGCCGATGGGCGCTCTGGATGCCAAGATCCGCAAGTCGATGCAGGTCGAGCTCAAGCGCATCCAGCAGGAGGTCGGCATCACCTTCCTCTACGTCACGCACGACCAGAACGAGGCAATGTCGATGGCCGACCGGCTGGCCGTCATGAACGGCGGCCGGATCGAAGACATCGGCGCACCGCAGCGGGTGTACGACAAGCCGCAGACCCAGTTCGTCGCCGAGTTCCTGGGCACATGCAACATCCTGCCGGCGGAATTCGGGGATGCCGGAGACCTGCGCCTCCCCGACGGCACGGCCGTGCACACGAGCGATGACGACCGCGGTCAGATCGTCGCGCACGACGCCCGGATCGGCCTTCGCCCCGAGAAGCTGGTGGTGACGCGCGGCGACACCGACGGCGTTGTGAACCACGTACGCGGCGTCGTGAAGACCGCGACGTACCTGGGCGCCAGCACCGAGTACGAGGTCGAGACCGCCTGGGGCGGTGTGCTGAAGGCCTTCGCACAGAACCTCGACCCCGCCCAGCGTGCACGGCCGGGAGAAGACGTCACGGTCTCGTGGGAAGCGAGCCATGCGTTCCTGCTGCCGTCAGCCGCTGAAAGCGCCGGTGCCGCGGCGCCCGTCACGCACACGGTGGGGACGGTGGCGCGATGA
- a CDS encoding AMP-binding protein, which produces MRLEPVEGDADEVLPRLRAVLAGEGPALGLGMVDAAAADVPDGTAAVITTSGSTGIPKSVVLSRDALLASTDATAARIGEGAWLLALPAGYVAGLQVCIRSLRAGHEPVVMDGRFTPIGFAEATLALPTISRYTSLVPVQLSRLLEAAETDMAVATALRAYAAILVGGQALPAAVFERAQEVGAHIVRTYGSTETCGGCVYDGVPLDGVELAIVEGELRIAGPTLADGYLGDTELTDRVFVRDATDTRWYRTGDAGLVDDGVLRIHGRIDNVIVSGGVNVSLDRVERVVKDVPDLSGAVVVGVPDPQWGEASVIVVARGAAFRRSESMKLDEARRAVGATLGSPARPARLVLVDELALLPSGKPDREAIRRAVTAMATTRTD; this is translated from the coding sequence ATGAGACTCGAACCCGTCGAAGGCGACGCCGACGAGGTGCTGCCGCGCCTGCGCGCGGTGCTCGCGGGCGAGGGCCCCGCGCTGGGACTGGGAATGGTGGATGCCGCGGCCGCCGACGTGCCCGACGGCACCGCCGCGGTCATCACGACGTCGGGATCGACCGGCATCCCGAAGTCGGTCGTGCTCAGCCGCGATGCGCTGCTGGCCAGCACCGACGCGACCGCGGCCCGCATCGGCGAGGGCGCCTGGCTGCTCGCGCTGCCGGCCGGCTACGTCGCGGGGCTGCAGGTGTGCATCCGTTCGCTGCGCGCCGGCCACGAGCCGGTCGTCATGGATGGGCGGTTCACCCCGATCGGCTTCGCCGAGGCCACGCTCGCACTGCCGACGATCTCGCGCTACACGTCGCTGGTGCCCGTGCAGCTGAGCCGACTGCTCGAGGCGGCCGAGACCGACATGGCCGTCGCCACCGCCCTGCGCGCGTATGCCGCGATCCTCGTGGGCGGGCAGGCGCTGCCCGCCGCCGTGTTCGAGCGCGCGCAGGAGGTGGGCGCGCACATCGTGCGCACCTACGGGTCGACCGAGACCTGCGGCGGCTGCGTGTACGACGGCGTGCCGCTCGACGGCGTCGAGCTTGCGATCGTCGAGGGCGAGCTGCGCATCGCGGGACCCACGCTGGCCGACGGCTATCTCGGCGACACCGAGCTCACCGACAGAGTGTTCGTGCGCGACGCGACCGACACCCGCTGGTACCGCACCGGTGACGCGGGGCTCGTCGATGACGGCGTGCTGCGCATCCACGGCCGCATCGACAACGTCATAGTCTCGGGCGGCGTGAACGTCTCGCTCGACCGCGTCGAGCGGGTCGTGAAGGACGTGCCAGACCTTTCGGGCGCGGTGGTCGTGGGCGTTCCCGACCCGCAGTGGGGCGAGGCATCCGTCATCGTCGTCGCCCGTGGCGCGGCGTTCCGGCGCAGCGAGTCGATGAAGCTCGACGAGGCGCGTCGGGCGGTCGGGGCCACCCTCGGGTCACCGGCACGCCCGGCCCGGCTGGTGCTCGTGGACGAGCTCGCGCTGCTGCCCAGCGGCAAGCCCGACCGCGAGGCGATCCGCCGCGCGGTGACCGCGATGGCGACCACCCGGACAGATTGA
- the menD gene encoding 2-succinyl-5-enolpyruvyl-6-hydroxy-3-cyclohexene-1-carboxylic-acid synthase, with protein MTTTPRTARTVRTEPPASPASDAAAALLTRLVEGGLQHIVLSPGSRSQALALVAAELERRGEISLHVRIDERVAGFTALGIGRESAMPAAVVCTSGTATANLLPAVMEADHAGVPLLLLTADRPPELRGIGANQTTRQAGMYAAHARWSTELDTPSGADGELDAARAAADEAMDAALGRGAAAGAPCGPVHLNLPYREPLSGESKRGPGVVSTRSARGATESSATFLPRGPRTLVVAGADAGPAAEQLAHDGGWPLVAEVVSGSRFGRNLVHGYRALLRDPDLGGRVERVAVFGHPTLSREVTALLQRTDVTVVAVRGPGEQLNLNGATEAAASLAVEPGETDRTWLGAWMRASHAARVEIAPPAPDRAGMASAVPAEHLAAISAEVAALRMPLDREVLVDAVWRATWPHDRLVFGSSRLVRVADALVPGKKVPVHANRGLAGIDGTIATATGVALASTDPGTTRVLLGDLTLLHDVGALLLPDDEPAPRLQLIVGNDGGGTIFDGLEVASTAGDDTMRRVMYTPQAVDLAALAAAYGWEFQRVTTRSALDQALSTVTARPVIIEVPLDR; from the coding sequence ATGACGACGACCCCTCGCACGGCTCGCACCGTGCGCACTGAGCCGCCCGCGTCGCCTGCCTCCGACGCCGCCGCAGCCCTGCTCACGCGCCTGGTCGAAGGCGGCCTGCAGCACATCGTGCTCAGCCCCGGCTCGCGCTCGCAGGCACTCGCGCTGGTGGCCGCCGAACTCGAGCGCCGCGGTGAGATCAGCCTGCACGTGCGCATCGACGAGCGTGTCGCGGGGTTCACCGCGCTCGGCATCGGACGGGAATCGGCGATGCCGGCGGCGGTGGTCTGCACGTCGGGCACCGCGACCGCGAACCTGCTGCCGGCGGTGATGGAGGCCGACCACGCCGGCGTGCCGCTGCTGCTGCTGACCGCCGACCGGCCGCCCGAGCTGCGCGGTATCGGCGCGAACCAGACCACCCGCCAGGCCGGCATGTACGCCGCACATGCGCGCTGGAGCACCGAACTCGACACACCATCCGGTGCCGACGGCGAGCTCGACGCCGCGCGCGCGGCGGCCGATGAGGCGATGGATGCCGCGCTCGGCCGCGGCGCTGCAGCCGGCGCGCCGTGCGGCCCGGTGCACCTCAACCTGCCATATCGCGAGCCGCTGTCCGGTGAGTCGAAACGCGGCCCCGGTGTCGTTTCGACTCGCTCCGCTCGCGGGGCGACCGAGAGCTCAGCGACCTTCTTGCCGCGCGGTCCCCGCACGCTCGTCGTCGCCGGTGCCGACGCGGGCCCTGCCGCCGAGCAGCTCGCGCACGACGGCGGCTGGCCGCTGGTCGCCGAGGTCGTGAGCGGGTCGCGGTTCGGGCGCAACCTCGTGCACGGCTACCGTGCGCTGCTGCGTGACCCCGACCTGGGCGGGCGTGTCGAGCGCGTCGCCGTGTTCGGACACCCGACCCTCTCGCGCGAGGTGACGGCACTGCTGCAGCGCACCGACGTGACAGTGGTCGCGGTCCGTGGGCCGGGGGAACAACTCAACCTCAACGGAGCCACCGAGGCCGCGGCATCCCTCGCCGTCGAACCCGGCGAGACCGATCGGACCTGGCTCGGGGCCTGGATGCGGGCCTCGCACGCGGCACGGGTGGAGATCGCCCCGCCCGCTCCCGACCGTGCCGGCATGGCGTCTGCCGTGCCCGCCGAGCACCTCGCCGCCATCAGCGCCGAGGTCGCGGCGCTGCGCATGCCCCTGGACCGCGAGGTGCTCGTCGACGCCGTGTGGCGGGCAACGTGGCCGCACGACCGGCTCGTGTTCGGCTCTTCGCGCCTGGTGCGCGTCGCCGACGCCCTCGTGCCGGGCAAGAAAGTACCCGTGCACGCGAACCGCGGGCTGGCCGGCATCGACGGCACCATCGCGACGGCCACCGGTGTCGCGCTGGCGAGCACCGACCCGGGCACGACGCGCGTGCTGCTGGGCGACCTGACGTTGCTGCACGATGTGGGAGCTCTGCTGCTGCCGGACGACGAGCCTGCGCCGCGGCTGCAGCTGATCGTCGGCAACGACGGCGGCGGCACGATCTTCGACGGGCTCGAGGTCGCTTCCACCGCGGGCGATGACACGATGCGACGTGTCATGTACACGCCGCAGGCGGTCGACCTCGCGGCGCTCGCCGCCGCGTACGGGTGGGAGTTCCAGCGGGTGACGACGCGCTCGGCGCTCGACCAGGCGCTGAGCACGGTCACTGCGCGACCGGTGATCATCGAAGTCCCTCTGGACCGGTGA